The following proteins are encoded in a genomic region of Candidatus Methylomirabilis sp.:
- a CDS encoding AAA family ATPase, translating into MGRVIAVANQKGGVGKTTTTVNLSASLAAAEKRTLLVDIDPQANSTSGVGVGKDFAGASTYEVLMGSARARDAILKTALDTLEVLPSRPDLIGAEVELVGRPGREGLLKQALADVVPDYDFLLIDCPPSLGLLTVNALTAAHSVLIPIQCEYYALEGLSRLLETIRLVRKSLNPELAIEGGLLTMYDGRLNLARQVVEDVRRNFPGRVFATVIPRSIRLSEAPSFGKPILLYDIRSAGAESYLGLAKEVIHGSAPSPRPGS; encoded by the coding sequence TTGGGGCGCGTCATCGCGGTGGCGAACCAAAAAGGAGGGGTCGGCAAGACGACGACGACGGTCAACCTGTCAGCCTCCCTGGCGGCTGCCGAGAAACGCACGCTCCTGGTGGATATCGACCCTCAAGCCAACAGCACGTCTGGCGTCGGAGTCGGAAAGGACTTTGCCGGGGCAAGCACCTACGAAGTCCTCATGGGGAGCGCCCGGGCGAGAGACGCCATCCTGAAAACCGCCCTGGACACCCTGGAGGTTCTCCCATCCCGGCCCGACCTCATTGGCGCCGAGGTGGAGCTGGTCGGGAGGCCGGGAAGAGAAGGCCTCCTGAAGCAGGCGCTCGCGGACGTGGTTCCCGACTACGACTTTCTCCTCATCGACTGTCCCCCCTCCCTTGGGCTCCTCACCGTGAACGCGCTGACGGCGGCTCACTCCGTCCTCATCCCGATCCAGTGCGAGTACTACGCGCTCGAAGGCCTGAGCCGGCTCCTGGAGACGATCCGCCTCGTCCGGAAATCTCTGAACCCGGAACTCGCGATCGAGGGGGGTCTGCTCACGATGTATGATGGAAGGCTGAACCTCGCCAGGCAGGTGGTGGAGGACGTCCGGAGGAACTTCCCGGGCCGGGTCTTCGCCACGGTCATCCCCCGGAGCATCCGCCTGAGCGAGGCGCCGAGCTTCGGGAAGCCGATCCTGCTCTACGACATCCGATCTGCGGGTGCGGAATCGTACCTCGGGCTCGCCAAGGAGGTGATTCATGGCTCAGCGCCAAGCCCTCGGCCGGGGTCTTGA
- a CDS encoding ParB/RepB/Spo0J family partition protein, which translates to MAQRQALGRGLEALIPSAGTEEHGIRQIPLDAIHPSGHQPRKVFDGNKLQELAGSIRSHGVLAPIILRQTNDGYELVAGERRFRAARMAGLATIPAIIKEVSNSEMLELALIENIQREDLNPIEEAEVYRRLTEEFGLSQEEVARRVGRDRSSVANALRLLRLPARIQQDLAAGSLTAGHARALLALEVASEQLRLREQIVRRGLTVRAAESLVRRLKARPVPRRLSAARLSPHVSALEDRLRQRLATKVAIIPAGRGGRIELHYFSDEDLTRLVEAVCGRSGA; encoded by the coding sequence ATGGCTCAGCGCCAAGCCCTCGGCCGGGGTCTTGAGGCCCTGATCCCGTCTGCGGGGACGGAGGAGCATGGGATCAGACAGATCCCGCTGGATGCCATCCATCCGTCTGGCCATCAGCCGAGAAAAGTGTTTGATGGCAATAAATTACAAGAGCTTGCTGGATCAATTCGCTCCCACGGGGTTCTAGCGCCAATCATCTTACGCCAAACCAATGACGGGTATGAGCTTGTTGCAGGTGAGCGCCGGTTCAGGGCAGCCCGGATGGCTGGACTCGCAACGATCCCGGCCATCATCAAAGAGGTCAGCAACAGCGAGATGCTCGAGCTGGCCCTCATCGAGAACATTCAGCGCGAGGACCTCAACCCCATCGAGGAGGCAGAGGTCTACCGCAGGCTGACGGAGGAGTTCGGGCTGAGCCAGGAAGAGGTCGCCCGGCGCGTGGGCCGGGATCGCTCATCCGTGGCCAACGCGCTTCGCCTCCTCCGGTTGCCCGCCCGAATCCAGCAGGACCTGGCGGCGGGCTCCCTCACGGCCGGCCACGCCCGGGCCCTCCTGGCCCTGGAGGTGGCGTCGGAACAGCTCCGGTTGCGGGAACAGATCGTCAGGCGCGGCCTGACGGTTCGGGCGGCCGAGAGCCTCGTTCGCCGCCTGAAGGCCCGCCCTGTCCCTCGCAGGCTCAGCGCGGCGCGTCTCTCCCCCCACGTGAGCGCCCTGGAGGATCGGCTGCGGCAGCGCCTGGCCACCAAGGTGGCCATCATCCCTGCGGGTCGGGGCGGGCGCATCGAACTGCACTACTTTTCCGACGAGGACCTGACGCGCCTGGTAGAGGCCGTCTGCGGCAGGTCGGGGGCCTAG
- a CDS encoding sigma-70 family RNA polymerase sigma factor, whose amino-acid sequence MTRHLEAHPGDAELVERLKGGEEEAFGGLLQRYQGKVYRLAMNLTRNPQDAEEVTQDVFLTVARKIGAFDGRAAFSTWLYRVATNAALMKLRGRRPEPHLPVEEEGTVFAPDGSFTRPVADWSALPEDQLLAVERRQILAEAIEALPPDYKAVVVLRDIEGLANQEVAEILGATVLAVKSRLHRARLALRARLAAYFEAGRARA is encoded by the coding sequence ATGACGCGGCATCTCGAGGCGCACCCGGGGGACGCCGAACTCGTGGAGCGCCTGAAGGGCGGGGAGGAGGAGGCCTTCGGCGGCCTCCTGCAACGCTACCAGGGGAAGGTCTACCGGCTGGCCATGAACCTGACCCGCAATCCACAGGACGCGGAAGAGGTGACGCAGGACGTCTTCCTGACGGTCGCCCGCAAGATCGGGGCCTTCGACGGGCGGGCGGCCTTCAGCACCTGGTTGTACCGGGTCGCCACCAACGCGGCCCTCATGAAGCTGCGGGGGCGGCGGCCCGAGCCCCACCTGCCCGTCGAGGAGGAGGGGACCGTCTTCGCCCCCGACGGCTCCTTCACCCGCCCGGTGGCGGACTGGTCGGCGCTGCCGGAGGACCAGCTCCTCGCCGTCGAGCGCCGGCAAATCCTGGCGGAGGCCATCGAGGCGCTCCCCCCGGACTACAAGGCGGTCGTCGTCCTCCGGGACATCGAGGGCCTCGCCAACCAGGAGGTGGCGGAGATCCTGGGGGCGACGGTGCTGGCGGTCAAATCGCGGCTGCACCGGGCGCGCCTCGCCCTGCGGGCGCGGCTGGCAGCTTACTTCGAGGCGGGGAGGGCGCGGGCATGA
- a CDS encoding zf-HC2 domain-containing protein encodes MTTCKELVDLLADYLEGQLDPEVARDLDQHLADCPPCLNFLRTYRATARLIREVACEEIPPQLGERLERFLRERLKKTPG; translated from the coding sequence ATGACGACCTGCAAGGAGTTGGTCGATCTGCTGGCCGACTACCTGGAGGGGCAGTTGGACCCCGAAGTGGCGCGGGACTTGGACCAGCACCTGGCCGACTGCCCGCCCTGTTTGAACTTCCTGAGGACCTATCGGGCCACCGCCCGCCTCATCCGTGAGGTCGCCTGCGAGGAGATCCCGCCCCAGCTCGGGGAGCGCCTCGAGCGGTTCCTCCGGGAGCGCCTGAAGAAGACCCCCGGGTAG
- a CDS encoding polymer-forming cytoskeletal protein encodes MGKDRGTVQPAEIKAFLGEGTEFKGVLSFQGTVRIDGHVEGEVVGDDLLIVGEPGFLKAEVEVGTVVNSGRIVGNIRARKRVELLASSAVSGNITTPSLVIADGAVFNGTCLMAEAEVGAGPEPEGGGRAG; translated from the coding sequence GTGGGGAAGGATCGGGGAACGGTGCAGCCGGCAGAGATCAAGGCGTTCCTCGGGGAGGGCACCGAGTTCAAGGGCGTTCTCTCCTTCCAGGGAACCGTCCGGATCGACGGGCACGTCGAGGGAGAGGTGGTCGGGGATGACCTCCTCATCGTCGGGGAACCCGGATTCCTCAAGGCCGAGGTGGAGGTCGGGACCGTCGTGAACAGCGGCCGCATTGTGGGGAACATTCGGGCAAGGAAGCGGGTGGAGCTCCTGGCCTCCAGCGCGGTCTCGGGCAACATCACCACCCCGTCGCTGGTCATCGCCGATGGAGCGGTGTTCAACGGGACGTGCCTGATGGCCGAGGCCGAGGTGGGCGCGGGGCCGGAGCCGGAGGGGGGCGGGCGGGCGGGGTAA
- the mnmA gene encoding tRNA 2-thiouridine(34) synthase MnmA, producing the protein MADRVVAAMSGGVDSAVAAALLREAGYEVIGVTLRLAPREGSGTLTHGCCTARDADDARLTARHLGIPHYVLNHEPIFDRTVIAPFTAAYLAGETPNPCFACNQHVKFGSLLAAARRLGAGKVATGHYARIGRDPATGRALLRRARDARKDQAYFLCGLTQAQLLHALMPVGEFRKDEVRALATSRGLPVAEKAESQEICFVPGKDYWTFLKQRAPEAARPGPIRDRCGRLLGEHRGLGAYTVGQRRGLGLAGGPPRFVVALDVTENAVVVGEPEDLLVDTVEVGAVTFIPFERLEGSRRALVAARYRQPPRPATLLSGEAGLVVVRFDEPLRAVSPGQVAAFYDAEEPDLVLGGGLIRRAWRGGSP; encoded by the coding sequence ATGGCTGACCGGGTGGTGGCGGCGATGAGCGGGGGCGTGGACTCAGCCGTCGCTGCCGCCCTGCTGAGGGAGGCGGGGTACGAGGTGATCGGCGTGACCCTCCGCCTCGCGCCCCGCGAGGGGAGTGGGACCCTCACCCATGGCTGCTGCACCGCGCGCGATGCTGACGACGCCCGCCTCACCGCCCGGCACCTCGGGATTCCCCACTACGTCCTGAACCACGAGCCGATCTTCGACCGGACCGTCATCGCCCCCTTCACCGCCGCCTACCTCGCAGGCGAGACCCCGAACCCCTGCTTCGCCTGTAACCAGCACGTGAAGTTTGGGTCGCTCCTGGCGGCCGCCCGGCGGCTCGGGGCCGGGAAAGTAGCCACGGGACACTATGCCCGCATCGGGCGGGACCCCGCCACGGGGCGGGCCCTCCTCCGCCGCGCGCGGGATGCCCGGAAGGATCAGGCCTACTTTCTCTGCGGCCTCACACAGGCCCAGCTCTTGCACGCCCTGATGCCCGTGGGGGAGTTTCGCAAAGATGAGGTGCGGGCGCTGGCCACCAGCCGAGGACTGCCGGTGGCCGAGAAGGCCGAGAGTCAGGAGATCTGCTTCGTCCCCGGGAAGGACTACTGGACGTTCCTGAAGCAGCGCGCCCCAGAGGCGGCGCGACCCGGTCCCATCCGGGACCGGTGCGGGCGGCTCTTGGGGGAGCATCGTGGGCTTGGCGCCTACACGGTGGGACAGCGCCGGGGCCTCGGCCTCGCCGGAGGCCCCCCCCGCTTCGTGGTAGCGCTCGACGTCACGGAGAACGCGGTCGTTGTGGGAGAGCCCGAAGACCTCCTCGTGGATACGGTGGAAGTGGGTGCGGTGACCTTCATCCCGTTTGAGCGCCTGGAGGGATCGCGGCGCGCCCTGGTGGCCGCTCGCTACCGCCAGCCCCCGCGGCCCGCCACCCTGCTCTCCGGGGAGGCGGGACTCGTGGTCGTCCGATTCGACGAGCCCCTCCGGGCGGTCTCACCGGGCCAGGTGGCCGCCTTCTACGATGCGGAGGAGCCGGACCTGGTGCTCGGGGGTGGTCTCATCCGTCGGGCCTGGCGCGGGGGCTCCCCGTAG
- a CDS encoding DUF58 domain-containing protein, whose protein sequence is MPRTIFQPEFRRKLEILTLVSRKHMRGRGKGERRGPKRGSGVEFHDFRPYAAGDDLRYLDWNIFSRLDRLVLKLFIEEEDLCVHLLLDASRSMAFGEPSKLTYAARAAAALSYVALSGHERAALGILGEGLTSLSRPLRGRSQIFTVLEHLGGLTPNGETHLNLALTTYARNARSPGLAVLFTDLLDPGGFETGLAALLGRGFDLVVIHLLAPAELDPPLRGDFVLTDAETGERREVALTPETRRGYLQNLRSLCDRAEGFCRRSGADYFRVSTALPLEDLLLTHLTHGGVLA, encoded by the coding sequence GTGCCGCGCACGATCTTTCAGCCGGAGTTCCGGCGGAAGCTGGAGATTCTGACCCTGGTCTCCCGCAAGCACATGCGGGGTCGGGGGAAGGGGGAGCGCCGCGGGCCGAAGCGGGGGAGCGGGGTCGAGTTCCATGACTTCCGTCCCTACGCGGCCGGGGACGATCTCCGGTACCTGGACTGGAATATCTTCAGCCGGCTGGATCGCCTGGTCCTGAAGCTGTTCATCGAGGAGGAGGACCTGTGCGTCCACCTCCTCCTGGATGCCAGCCGATCCATGGCGTTCGGCGAGCCCTCCAAGCTCACCTACGCGGCCCGCGCTGCGGCCGCCCTTTCCTACGTCGCCCTGTCCGGGCATGAGCGGGCCGCCCTGGGCATCCTGGGGGAGGGCCTGACCTCCCTCTCCCGGCCTTTGCGCGGCCGCTCGCAGATCTTCACGGTCCTGGAGCATCTGGGGGGACTCACGCCGAACGGCGAGACCCACCTGAACCTCGCGCTCACGACCTACGCCCGCAACGCCCGATCGCCGGGACTGGCCGTCCTCTTCACCGACCTCCTGGACCCCGGGGGCTTCGAGACGGGGTTGGCCGCGCTCCTGGGGCGGGGCTTCGACCTGGTCGTGATCCACCTCCTGGCCCCGGCCGAGCTGGACCCTCCGCTGCGAGGGGACTTCGTCCTCACCGACGCGGAGACGGGGGAGCGGCGGGAGGTTGCCCTGACCCCCGAGACCCGCCGCGGCTACCTGCAGAACTTGCGGAGCCTCTGCGACCGGGCGGAGGGCTTCTGCCGCCGCAGCGGGGCCGACTACTTCCGCGTGAGCACCGCGCTCCCCCTTGAAGATCTCCTCCTGACCCACCTGACCCACGGGGGAGTCCTGGCATGA